The Malus domestica chromosome 10, GDT2T_hap1 nucleotide sequence AGTtctattttctaattttctgaATTTGGGGTGGAGGGAGTGCTAATATAGTAATTTTTCAGGTATTTTGTGTCTTTTGGGTAACTTTGTGATATGTAGTTGATTTTAGGAATTGATTTATGGTGGAATGCACTGACATAagttattgttttttgttaatGTAGATGACGGAAATCAACTCGAGTTCAAACTGAAACAATATGATTATTTTGGTTATGGTGAGAACTCAGAACCCTTTCttaatctttcttgtttttggaATTGAGAAAATGGGTTAATTTTATGATGATTCACCGAGAATTTGTTAATTGTTAATCACTTTAATGCATATGAGATAGGGTTTCTGCTTTGTAAGATCTATTTCTGGTCTTTAGAAATTGCTTGATTTGGTATTGTCAAATGGTATATGAATTTCCATGTTCACTTTGTCAGTATGTTGTTGTAGTAGTTTAATTGGATGCGATATAAGTTGAGGTGCTGACATGAAATCGGACACAGGTAGTTTTCCTCGATTTCGCTGGATAAAGTTGTAGTTTGATTTAGGCTATAAATGATAACCAAATTAAGTTGAATGAGTTGTCACAATCAGAGACGGCTGATGCCATTTTGAACTGGGTTTCTTATAGCATGCATATCCATACTAGCAAGCAAAGTTTCACTTCATTGGTTATTATATTTGATTGAGTTAAACTTGGATTTCGGGTTTTGACTTTTAGTTTGTTTCTCTGTTGCAGAGCTGGCTTCATTTCATTCCAGTGACTCTAAATAGGtccaagaactcactaaatagGTAATTGTCTTatatcttcttctctctttgtgtttatatttatttttcctgAGTTGTGTTCGAATATGACAAACAAGAACTACAAGGCAGCTAAAAATATCCGGCAATCCATTACCGGTTGAATGATTAATTGGCCATATATCTTGGATTTGCAGCGTTTTCATTTCGGAAACATGGGAGACTTTGTGCATCATGTATATCTGCAATGTATATCCCTTATATATTTATTGTACAAAATAGTAGTTCACTTACACTTTAATTTTATTCATGGTTGTGGTTTTCAAGGTAAATGGTTTATATTGAAGTCTATTTATACTGCAATTTAATTCTATTCGATAACAATTTTAGTTATTTCTGCTCAAATTTTGGTATCTAGAAACGCTTTTAGCCTTACCAAAGCCTTCCCAGACACACTCCTTAAGTTGATCAATCATTTGTTTTGTTCGACATGGCATGTTGCTCTTTAATATTTATGTCTATTTGTTAAAAATTGAATCAATTGATTAGGATGAGAACTTCAGTTTTGGGTATTGTTCCACAAGGACCCTGGTTGGTCATTTATATGTGGGTGAATTTTGCAGTGAAATTAAGGAGAGGATTAAGAAGACCAAGTAAAGAAGAGGCGTGGTTTTGCAATCTATGACTGCGGCTGTGACAAAGCTTTTCATAGTGGTCAGGATGGTAAAGGTTTaaaaatgtctaattttattcaCATGTGTATTCTTTTTCATGTGCATAAGCAAATGTACATGCATAGGCATGGTGTgtatgtttttcttctttaatttacttttatttttattgagaTCTGGTCAGTATTAAATTGAAATTGATATTTTAGACTTTACTCCTTATGTGGTTTTCGGAACCCAACATGTGAAGGGTTAATTCTATTTTTAGGTTGAAGGAAAATAGTGTATAATTTGGGAAGTGCTTTCAATTCTACTCTCATCTCTAATATGAATATAGAATACAAACCTGGCCCTGAGTAATCCAAAAGCTAAAATCACACCCTCTTAATCAGAACTTCATTGTAGACGTACTCTCTTTCCCTCTTAATTGCTTCTTAGGGcctctttgttttgattttcatcATCCAATTTGTTAAATTTCTTGTTAATTTCAGGGTACTACCAGTTTTCTGCTGCCTCTAATTCCACACTTCAGAAAGATATGCCTCTAATTTATGATAAATTTTGCCAATTTGCATCTCTTGATTTGGAAAGGTACAACTCCAATTGCTTTGTTTTCCAAAGCCATCTTAGCATTTGCATCCCCAATTGTAGAACAATAGCTAATCCAATTGCTAATCTTTGCATCCGCATCACCAATTCACCATTATCTTTTGATTTTGAGTGCCTTTATCGAATAGAAGGTAACTACACAGTTTTATATCTTCGATATACAAATATCAGcactgttttcttttgtttactaaATACATGCATAATCTGTGGTTTGTTTGAACTTTGATAATATGTCAAACTTATAATCTCGCTTTATCTCTTTGTTTGCTGTGCTATAATCTGCCTTCCCCCGCCTTTTCGTCTGTAAAATGTTTgaatatagtcatattaggagTCTTAATATGATCATTCTTCTATTTCTTAGATTCGAAATGTTTTTAATCTCATTTATTTGGTGTAGCTTTGGTCATTTGTCTAAAATTTAATCAGATTTGGTCCTCGAATTTCTCTGAATTGCTAatggatttattttctttagAAATTTCAGAAATTCTGGTCGTGAGAGGAAGAAGCTGGTTCCTTGCCATTTTTAGGTATATAATTATGTGCCCTGATTGCATGCTCAAAGCCTAATTAGTTAtgtacattttttatttatctttgtaaaGCTTTCATGCTTGGATTTTAAATATATGATTGATTTGTgagaaataaatgaaaaaaagaatCTAGGGGACATTcttatttttggattttctcCTCTGCATTGTTTCTTGAATGAATTTGGATTAATAGATGCAAGGGTACAACAACAGGTGGGGTGTAAATTAAAGGTCTAGATGTAACCATTTGTGGGTTTAAAAttgattagaaaatatgaaagaatACTGCGTTctctgattttttatttttttgctgtTTGCTGTTGTGATTACATGTTAGTTTATACTCATTTTTAAAGAACTATGTAtggtagtttttaaatattgtGGCATTTGAAAATCCTTAGTTTTGTATTGGATTTCAATATTGTCCCCTACATGTAGTGATTAAAGGGCTAttgattattttcaaattttttagtaCAGTTAGGTCAGGTTTTGGGGGATGGTTGTctctatatatttgtttcattttttctcATTTTGGGTATTCTTCTCTCTGTTCTGTGTATTTATTCTTTGTTTTAAGGTCAGTTgcctatttttattttatgattttttttgtgggttttcaaTTTGTTAATTTGTGACTCTGTGtttagattttaatttcttttttcgtTTATGATTAAATCGATGttgggttttggttgttgaaaatttgatttttttctgCTTAAGCTTCTTGgcatttttctgggatttttaGGCTTTCAGTTGCAAGGGTAAcagaaaaccctaaaatcccaGAAATCGGTATTggtatttgtattaatgaatttCCATTTTCTCTCCCAAAACAATTTgttaattgaaaattgttttctttctgcAAAAGGTGGTAGTGATATTGGATTTACATAactacaaagaaaagaaaaaggcctTGAAAGCAGTCTCTAGCCTTACAAGTATTAAGCATGTCGGTTTAATTTGGCTCCGtgaaaaatttagaaaataataaaaatgtaaaaacaattctgaattatttttcatttatcAGCACCCACTAAGTTCTTTGTATTGGTTAAGAAGTTAATGAAAATTTGTCAAGTTTTatgtctcgattcatagatcatctttgcaaaaatttaattcaatccgaaaccatttgcctatttatctatcaagataaaatttcattgtttcttatataacaaagtattcgttaatttctttgaactcaattagatgtcttaaacatttccgatttggctaatattttgtaaggatgatctatgaggtgcaacttgaaaaataaatgattcagatcgttaaagttcgattTAGTGTAGACCCTACtgctaatccccatttttataaaaaaaaaataggattccTTCCCTTAGTTTCCTTGTTAGGGAGTCTGTTTCAGATTGGAGAATCCGGTTCCACTCACGCCACATCCCAATTCAACCAATGAGAAAATCCACAAACGGACCAGATTCATTGCACCAATCCATACACAGTCTCCATCTTTCCTTTTCTATTTCCAGCGCATAAAAGTCCACAAATTCTCTCAAACCATCCAAAATTCCAAATGAGCAATTTTGCTCACCACAATCATCTATGGTGTATGTTTACAATTTCATTTATCATCGTTATATTGTTTGAATTTCAAAATTCGTATAATTAATAagtataaatttcaaaatttaaattcaataatAAATAAAGTTGTAATGAgggataaatttttagttgtgacagaaacacaagtggtacatcaCAGATTTTAATAAGAATGAtggataattttattttttaaattattaatttttaacacatatattccACCGttcattatttatttagttacaTCGCCGCTGCCGATGCATCATGGCCTTCTCCGAGTTCCGGCCGCTGGACGAGAAGGTCCTCATAGAGTACATAAAGGCCACGCCTTCTCTCGCTTCTAAACTCGGCAACAAGTTCGACAACTTAACTATCAAAGAAGTTGGCGATGGCAATCTCAACTTCGTCTTCATCGTCGTTGGTTCTTCTGGTTCTTTCGTCATCAAGCAGGTAAATAATTTTTGACCATTTGGGCAGTAAGTGGTTCTTGGTGTTTGATCAAATTGTACTAATGGGTTTGTGGGATTTGGTCAAATTTTGTTGGGTCCTACTCCAAAGTGTTTAATTTGTGTTCTAAGATTTTGACTTTGATAGGGGTAAAATTAAATCAGTGAGCTTTTGATGTCCTTTGATGAAATATGTTAATGGGTTTATggtgttagatcaaattttgttGGGTTCAACTCCAAAATGTTTTTCTTGGTTTCAGCTCCAATGGGGtctatgttttgtttttgttttgttttttaactttGATTGGGTGAAAATGTAAAATTAGTGAGCTTTGGATGTCATCTGATGAAATACGTTGATTGGTTTTGCAGGCTCTTCCATATATCCGTTTGATTGGTGAGTCATGGCCAATGACAAAGGAAAGAGCATATTTTGAGGCATTGGCACttaaagagcatggaagtttgaGTCCTGATCATGTTCCTGAAGTGTATCATTTCGATCGGACCATGTCTTTGATCGGCATGCACTATTTGGAGCCCCCGCATATCATACTGAGAAAAGGGTTGATTGCTGGAGTTGAGTACCCCTTGCTGGCCGACCACATGTCCGACTATATTGCAAAGACTCTGTTCTTCACATCCCTTCTGTATCACAATACCACAGACCACAAAAAAGCTGGTATGTAATGTTTTCTTTTAGTTGATTTTGCTTTGCTTTCACATAGTTGTCATGTGCGTTTTTGTCATACACCTATGTCGCATGTGAAGGGATGTTTTTGTCCTGGATCTTGATTGGTTGAACATTTTGGTCCAATTCCAAAGTGGTATTGTTTTGAATCCTGCCAATAGTTTGATTGGTTGCGAGAGAAGAGAATAATCATGCACCATGTTCTCCAGTTGTGGTTCATAATTGGTTCACTTATACGTTAGCCAAAATGATTAGGATAGTCATTGAGTTTATAGAATCATTGTCTTAGATTGATAATCTCTTGTTGAATTCTGTTCAGTTTAACACATGCCGTGAGTAAAGGAActtgacttgaaccttagtaTTCTAAAATTGATTTCAAAGTGTACAGATTCAATTCCATTTCAGTTTTGCCTCATGAACAATCTGCTTTTGTATATCTATCataactcatcttcatgcccaCTTTCTGCAGTTGCCGAATTTTGTGGCAATGTGGAGTTGTGCAGGCTCACTGAGCAGGTTGTTTTTTCTGATCCTTACAAAGTATCTCAATATAACCGATGGACTTCTCCTTATCTTGATTTGGATGCTGAGGCTGTGCGGGGGGATAATGCTTTGAAGCTTGAAGTTGCTGAGTTGAAATCCTTGTAATGAAACCATCGAATCTTTGTAGCAGTATTACTCTCTATGTCATGTTTTCATTTTAATTGTCATTTGAACGATCAAATTGCCTCTTGTGTAGGTTCTGTGAGAGAGCACAAGCCCTAGTACATGGAGATCTTCACACTAGTTCTGTAATGGTGACTCATGATTCAACTCAAGTTATAGATCCAGAGTTTGCATTTTATGGACCAATGGGTTTTGATATTGGAGCTTTTCTGGGCAACTTGATTTTGGCTTTCTATGCACAAGATGGGCATGCTAATGACCAGAATGATCGAAAAGTATGTCCTGGTCCATTTCATCTTAAATCATTACCTTTAACTCATTGCTTTCTACTATTCTTTTCTTCTTGATGAATTGTTTTCATGTTTTTCAGTTCTTGTgatgtattttgtttttcagtGTTATTTGTCTTTTGCATATAATTTCTTATGTTGTATTTCAGTGTGATGATTCTAAATTGTTGTTAAGTCATTTAGTTCTGTAAATGTATATTGTTATTGTTCCCCTGTGTCTGTTTACTTTTATTTGCAAACGGAAGCGAATTCTAACAAAGTACCAATATTAATGTTGTAGGtgaaagttaaaacaaacaatctcaaactaacacaagagatttacgtggttcggcgTAAAGCCTACGTCCACGAGCGAAGCACGgcgaggaatttcactaaacaaacggagattacaaaagagtgtttaaactctcacaactcaaatcccacaaattacaaaccctaaaccaaacgagtagagaacccaaacaaacggagaagattctcccaaattgctctctaactcacaaactcacaaattgactctcaccaaattgccacacgaatgagccacacgaaatacactaaccctaaggtcctatttataATGCGtaggacttaggttacaataagaATTCTAATAGGAagtaaatccaaatccaaatcaaataggtaattaacaaaatctctccaccaaggaaaccaactaagaagtcaaaatccaaacccaaataggacaccaaaaccaaataggtaacacaaacctaattttttgcatcatcctaattttgagccgtaagaactccgcctgtgtaagtttatcttacattgccggtcccaagcccggataaaggaggagggggagggcgtcaggtagtcgacagccggcactcctaggttacgtcgaatccttatgaaaatgaatccataacgaaatcgcgctaaagctagggcgtcacccgtaagtggcgcgctatgtggcccgagcacagtgataagtgagcaagggtcgctgtatctccatcggcaccaggatgtagtgttaaatgagcaagggggccatagaaacttgtTTTTGAaggactccactcaaagttatttgggagcatatgctcctatcaactttacacaagacacacaaaagaagtactttgatcctattagacgggggagggtgaagaagctaggacagaagggtatagttcaagagagtagaatgcgtttaggaacgtggaatataggaaccttaacgggaaaatctatggaagtagtgtaAGTTATGGTGAAGAGAATGATAAATATTATGtacctacaagaaactaagtgggttggtcttaaggcaaaggatctagaaaactcagggtttaaactttggtattcgggcacaaatagaacgagaaacggtgttggcatcatcgtagacaagaccttgacacaagatgttgtagatgtcaagagggtaggagatagaatcatggcaatcaagattgtaataggacaagaacttatcaatgtgattagtgcgtacgcacctcaagtacggttggatacgagttcgaaggagaattttttggaagaccttggagacttggtgcaaggaattgctcagacggagaagttatttataggagaagatttaaatggacgtgggcaaggagacaggcaactatggaggttttcatggtggccatggttttggggagagaaacgaggatggggaagctatcttggattttgcaatggcatatgatctcttcttagccaacaccttctttaagaagagagaagaacatgtgatcacctacaagagtgggtcgacaaaaacacaaatagattttcttctaatgaggaaaggggatcgtataacttgtaaggattgcaaagttataccgggagagagcttggctaatcaacatcgcttgttggtgatggatgtacatatcaaaagagtgagaaaagaacaagacttggaagtgcccaaggactagatggtggaatctaaaaggagaaaaacaagccattttcaaagagaaagtaatcactcagtgtgtgtgggatagagagggggaagctagccaaaggtgggattccatggctagttgtatccgaaaagtagcaaaagaggtattaggagagtccaagggctttgctccacaccaaaaggaatcttggtggtggaatgaggaggtacaaacaaaggtgaaggctaagaaggaatgttgtaaagccttatacaaggataggaccgatgaaaatggtgaaaggtatagaagagcaaagcaagaggcgaagaaagctgtgagagaagctaagttagcagcttatgacgatatgtataagcaactagataccaaagaatgagagtttgatatctataaactagctagagcaagggaaaagaagacaatggacctaaaccaagtgaggtgcatcaaggatgaggatggaaatgttcttgctacagagaacgcggtcaaagacaaatggagaggttattttcataatcttttcaatgaaggacatgaaatgagtacttctttagggaagttgagtaactcagaagagtgtagaaactacttctTTTATCGttgaatcaggaaggaagaagtggttgtagctttgaagaagatg carries:
- the LOC103425089 gene encoding methylthioribose kinase-like, which translates into the protein MAFSEFRPLDEKVLIEYIKATPSLASKLGNKFDNLTIKEVGDGNLNFVFIVVGSSGSFVIKQALPYIRLIGESWPMTKERAYFEALALKEHGSLSPDHVPEVYHFDRTMSLIGMHYLEPPHIILRKGLIAGVEYPLLADHMSDYIAKTLFFTSLLYHNTTDHKKAVAEFCGNVELCRLTEQVVFSDPYKVSQYNRWTSPYLDLDAEAVRGDNALKLEVAELKSLFCERAQALVHGDLHTSSVMVTHDSTQVIDPEFAFYGPMGFDIGAFLGNLILAFYAQDGHANDQNDRKAYKAWILRTIENTWNLFDRKFLALWDANKDSGDAYLPAIYNNPELVQLVQKKFIKDLLHDSLGFGAAKMIRRIVGVAHVEDFESIADASKRAGCERRALELAKLLLKERKKFQDINEVISAILQHQ